Genomic DNA from Candidatus Lokiarchaeota archaeon:
AGTGGTAGAGCTCTTTCCAGAAGAAGCGAAAGCTACCGCGACAAACACCACCAAATTCCATCTACCCATCTTGCGAAGTACAGAGCTACTCTTGAAGACCATGTAGAAAATGTATCAAAAGAAATTGACTCTTGGGTTAGGAGTATAGAGAATATAGACGAGACCCCAAGTCCGCCAAGCTAGCCCAATCAGGCTACCATCGCAACCTTGCGGCAACGCCGCCGAATGATTCTAACTGCGCTCCCGCCTCGCTTTCGGGTGAGAAAATCATCAATTCTGTTCCGTAGTTGTCTACCTCATCCACCACATTATCGATGAGATCTGTTTTGTCTTCCAGCACCATCATCGTTTCCACCCGGCCATTTCGCAGAGCACGAAGCACTTCTTCTTCCCCATAGGTGGCTGTAGGACGGCTTTTCATCAAATCTTCCATAAAACCATCCCAAGCTTTGCGTGCAGCATAGATTTCAGTCTCATGTAGAACTCTGGAAGCCTCTTTCACTGCTTGCTGCAAGCCAGTCTCATCAATCAATCCAACGGAGATGATATTGTCAACTACTTTCTCTCTCAGTCGATAATCAAGTTCAGACTTCTCTAGGAACTCCTGAGCTCGAATAGTGTTGCCCCCTACAATTATGGCATCAACATTTTCGAGTTCATCAAGCAGCATGTTGTTGAGAAGTTCACCTACATGCTTGAAGAACTCCATCATCTTCTCTTCTCGAATACGCTGATATCGCTTTGCGCTTTGACCACCAGCTCGGGTTTTTCCTATGATGTAATAGTCTTCTTCCCTGACAAGCTCAATATGGTTTCCCCGCAAATATCCGACTGCAACTTTTCCACCTTCAATAAGAACAATAACAACTAGGCTCTTTGGTTTGGTTATTTCCTCCAGCTCGTCCAAAACAAACTCGCGTCCACAGATGTAATCAAATTTTGAAATAGGTGCAGGTGGAACAACGATTTCACGAATTTCCTCCTCGGTACCGCCTTCTCTCTTAATGCCAAAAAAGAAAGCCATGCCATTATCTGGAATCTCACCTATCACGGACAGCTCATTCAAGATAGCTGTAAGATTGTCAATTACGCGCTTTCTGTTTGTTTTGCTCTTGATATTCTCTGCTCCTGCAAGTTCCGACTTTACGAAGTTTATTACGTCGACTAAGCTTTTCTCGGGCGGAATATACAAGGTCGTGAAGGAGCTGTGCCTACCTTTCAGTTGTTTTAACTGCTCAACCTTCCGTTTGAGCTTGATTCGTTGTGGATCCATCGTAAGCAAACACCTGTCATAGTTCCGAGTGCTCAGCGTAACTATACAGAAATAGGAGCCGTAAGCTACTCTTGAGCGTCGACTCTTCAGAGGATATTTGAAGTTTGTGTAACCGGTGCAGCTGTACGGGCAAAATGGGAGAAATACCTTTGGCGACAGGTTAAAAAGGAAGAGCCTCCCTCAAATTTCAATACAGGTGAAGGCGGATGTGGCCACACCAATTTACGGGTCACTAGGAAATACTTTGTTTTCAGCATATATGCTGTTCTCCGACTCTCAGTACCTTCACCCCAAAATGGAGTCTTTGAAGTAGATGAATCCACAGCTTACTGAAGGA
This window encodes:
- the prf1 gene encoding peptide chain release factor 1 encodes the protein MDPQRIKLKRKVEQLKQLKGRHSSFTTLYIPPEKSLVDVINFVKSELAGAENIKSKTNRKRVIDNLTAILNELSVIGEIPDNGMAFFFGIKREGGTEEEIREIVVPPAPISKFDYICGREFVLDELEEITKPKSLVVIVLIEGGKVAVGYLRGNHIELVREEDYYIIGKTRAGGQSAKRYQRIREEKMMEFFKHVGELLNNMLLDELENVDAIIVGGNTIRAQEFLEKSELDYRLREKVVDNIISVGLIDETGLQQAVKEASRVLHETEIYAARKAWDGFMEDLMKSRPTATYGEEEVLRALRNGRVETMMVLEDKTDLIDNVVDEVDNYGTELMIFSPESEAGAQLESFGGVAARLRW